A genomic stretch from Arthrobacter sp. KBS0702 includes:
- the ileS gene encoding isoleucine--tRNA ligase translates to MTHYPKASAAPAGGSTSGSHTSGVSASVKFPEIEERILKYWDQDGTFQASIDQRDAGQDGSNEFVFYDGPPFANGLPHYGHLLTGYAKDLVGRYQTQRGRRVERRFGWDTHGLPAELEAMKQLGMTDKTQIEAMGIDKFNDACRASVMKYADEWKSYVTRQARWVDFENDYKTLNVEYMESVLWAFKQLHEKGLTYNGYRVLPYCWKDETPLSNHELRMDDDVYKNRQDQTVTVTFPITAGESELSKQLAGVQALAWTTTPWTLPTNLALAVGPAISYVVLPAGPNGIKAAAAEAPVTGSFLLAADLLGAYAKDLGYGDGAEGAAAAEAAVVSRHSGTELEGLSYEPLWDYFADAEKYGTENAWRFLVADYVTTTDGTGIVHQAPAYGEDDQKVCEEAGIPVVLSVDEGAKFLPLFGHGDLAEIAGLQVFEANKPITQVLRAQGRLVRQASYEHSYPHCWRCRNPLIYRAVSSWYVEVTKFKDRMSELNQEINWIPGNVKDGQFGKWLANARDWSISRNRYWGSPIPVWQSTDPDYPRTDVYGSLAEIEADFGRLPLNKAGQVDLHRPFIDELTRPNPDDPRTPEEGQSVMRRVEDVLDVWFDSGSMPYGQVHYPFQNEEWFDTHNPADFIVEYIGQTRGWFYMLHILSTALFDRPAFRNVISHGIVLGSDGQKMSKSLRNYPDVSEVLDRDGSDAMRWFLMSSPILRGGNLVVTEQGIRDGVRQVILPLWNVYSFFTLYTNAAAGGVGYDAKLRYDGYADTLDQYLMANTGDLVRNMTEQLDSYDISGACDELRGYLDMLTNWYVRRSRQRFFDENVDAFDALYTALETVCRVAASLLPLVSEEIWRGLTGGRSVHLADWPDAELFPANPELVEAMDRVQQICSTGSSLRKAANLRVRLPLQELTVVAPGADALEGFAAVVADELNLRSVRLLDAESASPEEFGIEQKLVVNARAAGPRLGKNVQQAIKGSKSGDWSVDDAGLVTAGGLVLEPQEYTLETVVAEAAEGEGSRAAAVLPGGGFVVLNTEVTPELEAEGTARDLVRAIQQARKDAGLNVSDRIRTTVTAAPDTVEALLAHAELVKTETLTVELGTVPADVKEPQVSVEKVTVEVGA, encoded by the coding sequence ATGACCCATTACCCCAAGGCCTCAGCCGCACCCGCAGGCGGCAGCACCTCCGGTTCCCACACCTCCGGTGTGTCGGCCTCCGTGAAGTTCCCGGAGATCGAAGAGCGCATCCTGAAGTACTGGGACCAGGACGGCACCTTCCAGGCAAGTATCGACCAGCGGGATGCCGGCCAAGATGGCAGCAACGAATTCGTCTTCTACGACGGCCCGCCCTTCGCCAACGGCCTGCCGCACTACGGCCACCTGCTGACCGGCTACGCCAAGGATCTCGTGGGCCGCTACCAGACCCAGCGCGGCCGCCGCGTTGAGCGCCGCTTCGGCTGGGACACCCACGGCCTGCCCGCCGAACTCGAAGCCATGAAGCAGCTGGGCATGACGGACAAGACCCAGATCGAGGCCATGGGCATCGACAAGTTCAACGACGCCTGCCGCGCCTCGGTGATGAAGTACGCCGACGAGTGGAAGAGCTACGTCACCCGGCAGGCGCGCTGGGTGGACTTCGAGAACGACTACAAGACGCTCAACGTCGAGTACATGGAGTCCGTCCTCTGGGCTTTCAAGCAGCTGCACGAGAAGGGCCTGACCTACAACGGCTACCGGGTGCTGCCGTACTGCTGGAAGGACGAGACGCCGCTGTCCAACCATGAACTGCGGATGGACGACGACGTCTACAAGAACCGCCAGGACCAGACGGTCACGGTGACGTTCCCCATCACGGCGGGGGAGTCGGAGCTCTCCAAGCAGCTCGCCGGGGTGCAGGCGCTCGCCTGGACCACCACGCCCTGGACGCTGCCCACCAACCTGGCGCTCGCCGTCGGGCCCGCCATCAGCTACGTTGTGCTGCCCGCCGGCCCGAACGGAATCAAGGCCGCCGCGGCCGAGGCACCCGTCACCGGCAGCTTCCTGCTCGCCGCGGACCTGCTGGGCGCCTACGCCAAGGACCTCGGCTACGGCGACGGCGCCGAGGGCGCTGCCGCCGCGGAGGCCGCCGTCGTCTCCCGCCACAGCGGCACCGAACTCGAGGGCCTCAGCTACGAGCCGCTCTGGGACTACTTCGCCGACGCCGAGAAGTACGGCACCGAGAACGCCTGGCGCTTCCTCGTGGCCGACTACGTCACCACGACCGACGGCACCGGCATCGTCCACCAGGCCCCCGCCTACGGTGAAGACGACCAGAAGGTCTGTGAAGAGGCCGGAATCCCCGTGGTCCTCTCCGTGGACGAGGGCGCGAAGTTCCTGCCGCTGTTCGGCCACGGCGACCTCGCCGAGATCGCCGGGCTCCAGGTCTTCGAGGCCAACAAGCCCATCACCCAGGTGCTCCGCGCGCAGGGTCGCCTGGTCCGCCAGGCCAGCTACGAGCACTCCTACCCGCACTGCTGGCGCTGCCGCAACCCGCTGATCTACCGGGCGGTGTCTTCCTGGTATGTGGAGGTCACCAAGTTCAAGGACCGCATGTCCGAACTGAACCAGGAGATCAACTGGATCCCGGGCAACGTCAAAGACGGTCAGTTCGGCAAGTGGCTCGCTAACGCCCGCGACTGGTCCATCAGCCGGAACCGCTACTGGGGCAGCCCTATCCCGGTCTGGCAGTCCACCGACCCGGACTACCCGCGCACCGACGTCTACGGCTCCCTCGCCGAGATCGAAGCCGACTTCGGCCGGCTCCCGCTAAACAAGGCCGGCCAGGTGGACCTGCACCGGCCGTTCATCGACGAGCTCACCCGCCCCAACCCGGACGACCCACGCACCCCCGAGGAAGGCCAGTCCGTGATGCGGCGCGTCGAGGACGTGCTGGACGTGTGGTTCGACTCCGGGTCCATGCCCTACGGCCAGGTCCACTACCCGTTCCAGAACGAGGAATGGTTCGACACCCACAACCCGGCGGACTTCATCGTCGAGTACATCGGCCAGACCCGCGGCTGGTTCTACATGCTGCACATCCTCTCCACCGCGCTGTTCGACCGGCCGGCGTTCCGCAACGTCATCAGCCACGGCATCGTGCTGGGCTCCGACGGGCAGAAGATGTCCAAGAGCCTGCGCAACTACCCGGACGTCTCCGAGGTCCTGGACCGCGACGGCTCCGACGCGATGCGCTGGTTCCTCATGTCCAGCCCGATCCTGCGCGGCGGCAACCTCGTGGTCACCGAGCAGGGCATCCGCGACGGCGTCCGCCAGGTCATCCTGCCGCTGTGGAACGTGTACAGCTTCTTCACCCTGTACACGAACGCTGCCGCAGGCGGCGTGGGCTACGACGCGAAGCTGCGCTACGACGGCTACGCCGACACCCTGGACCAGTACCTGATGGCCAACACCGGCGATCTGGTCCGGAACATGACCGAGCAGCTGGACAGCTACGACATCTCCGGAGCCTGCGACGAACTGCGCGGCTACCTGGACATGCTCACCAACTGGTACGTCCGCCGCAGCCGCCAGCGCTTCTTCGATGAGAACGTTGACGCCTTCGATGCGCTCTACACCGCGCTGGAAACGGTCTGCCGGGTCGCGGCGTCGCTGTTGCCGCTGGTGTCCGAGGAGATCTGGCGCGGCCTCACCGGCGGCCGCTCCGTGCACCTGGCCGACTGGCCGGACGCGGAACTGTTCCCGGCCAACCCGGAGCTGGTCGAGGCGATGGACCGGGTGCAGCAGATCTGCTCAACCGGCTCCTCGCTGCGTAAGGCCGCCAATCTCCGCGTGCGCCTGCCGCTGCAGGAACTCACCGTGGTGGCGCCCGGCGCGGATGCGCTGGAGGGCTTCGCCGCCGTCGTCGCCGATGAACTGAACCTGCGCTCCGTGCGCTTGCTCGACGCCGAGAGTGCCTCCCCGGAGGAGTTCGGCATCGAGCAGAAGCTGGTGGTCAACGCCCGCGCCGCCGGGCCGCGACTGGGCAAGAACGTCCAGCAGGCCATCAAGGGCTCCAAGTCCGGCGACTGGAGCGTGGACGACGCCGGGCTGGTCACCGCCGGCGGGCTCGTCCTCGAGCCGCAGGAGTACACCCTGGAAACCGTGGTGGCGGAAGCAGCCGAAGGCGAGGGCTCCCGCGCAGCGGCAGTCCTTCCCGGCGGCGGCTTCGTGGTGCTCAACACCGAGGTCACCCCGGAACTGGAAGCCGAAGGCACCGCGCGCGACTTGGTCCGCGCCATCCAGCAGGCCCGCAAGGACGCCGGGCTCAACGTCAGCGACCGGATCCGCACCACCGTCACCGCGGCGCCCGACACCGTCGAAGCGCTGCTGGCCCACGCCGAGCTGGTCAAGACCGAGACCCTGACCGTGGAGCTGGGCACTGTTCCGGCCGACGTCAAGGAACCGCAGGTCAGCGTCGAAAAAGTAACCGTTGAAGTAGGGGCATAA